The Ziziphus jujuba cultivar Dongzao chromosome 3, ASM3175591v1 region CAAAGGAAAATGTTTATTGATATGCACCGTAGttattaacaaaactattaGCAAAGATAATGTATAAATATCTTAAAGAATCATGGGGCTGAAAAATTTATACATATCTAACAGtaataaaggaaaaacagaAACCCCTTTTTCTTTAGTCAAATGAGAAAACAGAATCCCAATTAGAAGCAACTAAAAATCGTTTCTGttggtgaaaaaaaataaaaataactagaATTGGATAAAGGCTTACCAAAACGATTTGTGTGAGATTAGTTTCTTCCTACATAAAAGTGCAAGCTGACTGCAAAAAATTCAACAGCTGTGCATCTCTCTCTACAATTAGAAAGCTAGGGAGCAAAACCCTTGTCAAAAGGGTTTTTTCCATTGGTGGTTTCCTGCCACTCTTCGAGTCTCCTTGCGTACTCTAAAGCAGCTTCCCTGTCATACCCATCTAAAGCAATCTGATCATCTCGGCACTCAGGTGAACAAAATGCACGGAGGTATCTgcatcatcaaattttttttttgggtataaataCATTTGTTTCGAATGTTGAAAGTTCCAATTGTAAAACCAAACAAAGTATATAGCATTGCCCTGCTTTTTACAACTAAAATAGTCAGCCCCCATTAGTTTTCTCGAGATTATTTTACTGTATAGAAATACAAATTTCAACCATTATTATATAGTTCTCTTGTGGTTCTAATTACTACCGTACCAAGTGTATTTCAAATTCCAACGAATACTCTATGAACAAGAAAAACGTAATATGCATTAAGCATGGAATTAAAGATTTGAATAACTTAAATtgaagaaaacagagagaaagaaacatcgaattaaaataattaaccacGACAATGCGATTATCCAATAACAATCAATGAAATCCAATTCAAACAGAaactaaaaattcaataaaaagataaaaattataaaaaaagggaaaaatattgTAACGGGAAGGATCAATAATTGAAGTTATCTATAcaagttttcttcttcttcttcttcttcttctttttttttttttttttttgtaattatttttttttggggtaattttttaattatttaataagttGAGAAGAGGGCCAAATTCCAACGAAAATTACTAACTTACCCATACATGAAGAGGTCGTCGTCTACCTTGAGCTTCTTCTTGCACAAGGAACAAGCTTTGAGAAAAGCTCCGAACTCTTCGTTGGGCTGATTCTTCTGCTTCTTGAACCCACTATCGTTACTCTCATCAGCCGATGAATAAAGCGTCAGGATACTCTGTTGCTTTTGTCCATCAACGGCAATCGAATTCCCGTTCTCGACGTACTTTTCTCGAGACGATTCCGGTACGGCGGTAGTAGACAGAACCGAGTTCTTGGACTGTTCTTGAACCGGTTTGGCAAAAGCCGGCCGCTTCGGGACCCAAGGACCCGCCGGCGGTTCGATCGGCTGGATTTGAGAGAACAACCCTATCTCCCCCTGGCTCGAAGACCGTACAATTCTAGATCGTTTCGAAGACATCGGGGAGGCCAAAAATGGTGAAAAGTTCTCACAATTCTTAGTCTTCTTCAACGCTTAAAGTTCTTATTAGATCCAAGaattatgataaaaaatctAGAATTTCAGTGGTCAAAAGAGACCAGTTAGCTCGCAAGGGTTAGGGTTTTGACATGcaggtagaagaagaagaagaatgcagTAGAATTCAAAGTAgtaaatgggtttttttttctaGGGTTAAAGATTGAGCTAAGAAGAAACACTGGAAAGCCAAAAACGGTGAACTAACAGAGATTAAACCGTACGGAAATAATTAGTAGGTGGGGGAATTTTGTTAGGGGAAAAGAGAATGTGAGAAAGAGAGCTGAGAATTCAAAAGGGTTTTGGAGTAGGAAACAGAGATTTAGTAGAAGAATAACTTTTGGTGTGAGTGGTTTCAGGGATTTGAGCTGAGAATTGAGCTAGGGTTTTAGTAggaattttgagttttttttttttcatttttttttttttttcgggggaCAAAATCAGGGATTTGAAGTTGGGATTTTGGCGCCTTTACATACAGTTAGGATTCGCCGTCGAATCTGATGCTTATAAAGCTCGCCAAACGGAATCACGAGAAGTtagaatcttttattttattttattttttggattcttctatgtttttgcaaggttttttttttttttttgggtgaagttACAAGTTTGatcttacaattttattttattattatttttcataaatttctttaaattttcagaaattacaaaaataatattcccTCATATTCCATTTTCCCTgcaatattactttttttttttttttaattagaagaataaaaatatgGGCAATGGGTGATACTACAGGCACTAAATTTCCAATTTAGCCAACTAATCAGCTATTTTCTTTGGAATTTGATTGACCTTcctaataacattaaaaaaaatataaaaattcccAAAGGAATTTACTGAAGTAAGATGAATTTGATTTgcatcaccttttttttttttttttttttcctggaaaCGTAACAAAGCGGCCATCCTTTGGCCTACTTTAGATTTTTGTGTGAGTAACTACGCTCTCAActctctaataaaaaaaaaaaccaagaacaaaacaaaacaaaaacactcaTCGAAGTTCATCCCTTGCaataatattacaatttttgtttgtttttttgtttttacacaTTTCTTGAAAAGTTCAAAGATAATTAAgttaatttgaaggaaaattggcagcaaatatatatcattttatataaAGAGGATAACATTTTATAATGAACATCAtgtaatatatgtacatatagtcTTCTATTGGGCATGGTCCTCTCTAGATTACATGCAATGCAACACAGCTAACCGTTTGCAATCTGGAGCATTCCAATCCCCCCCTCTTTTCTCTtagaacatataatatatatacatatatatagttcgtCGTGTATATATAAAGTGTAGTAAAATTCTATCAAGGACTATATAAATGTACACTATATCGATAGGGCATTCCACCAACCCAATTAATATGAGtattgtatataaattatatatacaccCACCCTCTTCATGCACATCAACACGTAGTCACTTGACGTGTCTTTTTACAAGACAAATAGAAAATAGTCaagttaatttgtttattatacTATAAATAAACTGAATTAATTAAGCTCAAAAACACTAAAAATCTATATCTGGCTTCAAAGTTGGTCTGCTTCTTGGTTTTATATTATCACTAAAAATCTATATCTGGCATGATCACGTGAAGAGCAGGTGGTATACTACGACGCGAGTACTTGTATCAGATTAAACAAGACACATCATGTTTTTATAACCTATGACACTGGTCGTCTTGCATGTCTATCCAAAGccaaatgtaaatatttttacaaacacTTTCAGTTACATTACTCTTCGAatcaccttcttcttcttcttcttcttcttcttcttcttctatatataaatgtacttACCTGCTTGCTCCATATCAAACACTATACCATATACTAACCATGAACATCCTCACGCCCAAACCGAACAGGCTTCTAAttcctctcttcttcttcttcttcttcctttctttcttttctactACTTTCGGCTATTACGATTTCGATTCCAAGTCTAAACAACACCTCCAACAATGCTTCGACAAGTGCACTCAAGATGTTCAACAAATTGCCCAGAAATTAGTTTGTCAAAAGGCATGCGTGCAGCGAGACTTGGAGAACtacaaggaagaagaagaagaaaaaggaggaggaggaggccAACCTTTCCCGGAGATTAGTCCTCAGGACGAGTACCAGCAATGCTGGCAATGGTGTCTTGATGAGGTATATGACGATCCACGTAAGCTGAAAAAGTGTCAGCAACGCTGCGATGAAAAACTGAGGAAGCGGGAAGCTGAAGAAGAAGGAGGCAGAGGTGGCGGAACAAAGCCAGAACCGGAACCAGAACGGGAACCGGAACCGAAACACGAAAAGGAACCGGAAAAGAATCTCCGGCATTGCCAGAGACGGTGCGTGAGGAGGTACGGAACAGGACAGGAACGGCAAATATGCAAAAGAACTTGCCGGAAACAGTATGATAAGGAAAAGGGATACGAAGGTCCTCCCGATGTAATTGACAGTTTAGATAAGGAAGTGCCACCTGGGAAACAATATGAACATTGCCGCAAAAGTTGTCAAAGGCAATCACAGGATCAACGACAACTAAAAAAGTGCGAAAGTCAGTGCCAAAAAGAATCATCCCAAAAGGAATTTCagagagaagaagatgaagaagaaaaggaggAATTAGAAAGTTGGGAGAGCAACAGCATGATAAGCTACAAAGGCGTCCCAGGAGTGAAGTACCAAAAGTGCCAACAAAAATGCGAGGGACACAAGCAAAGCGAAAGCCCAGAGATGAAGATGGAGTGCCAGCAAAAATGTGAAAAGAAATACGGATCAGATAAGAAACAGAGACAGAGgggaaaagaagagaaaattcATCGACAGGGACAgggagagaaaggaaaagaaacagAGAAGGAGCATCAAGAACAGGGAGAAAAGGGAAGTGAATCTCCGGAGGAGGTAGAGAATAAGGGAGAGAAgggaaaagaaacaaagaaccCAACAAGATCAGAAACAGAAGAAGAGCGAATTCGTAAGATTCTGAGAAACAACCCTTACTACTTCCCCTCTGATGGATCACAGTCCATGTTCAGGACACAAGAAGGTCAACTAAAGGTGTTTGATGTGTTGTCAAAGAAGTCAAATCTTCTTCAAGGCATTGAAAACTACAGGTTTGCCGTCTTAGAGGCCGGACCTAACACTTTTGTAATCCCTCACCATTATGATGCTGAATCTGTTTTGGTCGTAGTCAGAGGTAATCAAGCTGTAAGCTAGACCTACaatgtttttttatcatttacgtTATGCATGCTTCTTTTAGCTTTTTAGTATTTCCTTACTAATTtataagtattttaaatttaaccacTGTTAggtgtattatttaataataattgttgCAGGAAAAGGGACGATAAGTCTTGTGTCGCAGAAGGGAAGAGATTCCTACTACATTGAATTTGGGGATATAATCAGAGTTCCTGTAGGGACCACTATTTACTTAATTAACCAAcaaaatgatgagaatctggaAATAGCACAGCTCCTCCAGCCTATAAACAATCCTGGCCAATTTAAGGTCATCAAGTTAGtttgtcctatatatatataatttatagagGTGAAATTACTGACATAACCATGATCTATGCAGGAATATTTTGTCGCTGGAGGGCATTACCCTCAATCATATTACAGGGCCTTTAGCACTCACCTTCTTTATCAAATTCTGAATGTAAGGTTTTCTTAGTTTCTTTCCCATCttaaattcttcttcttttttttttttttttttttttttggggggggggggggggggggggggaagtaATCAATTTGTTACGAatctaaaaatttttattggggggttttacaatatatatatatatatatattttttttttttttttctggtaggTTTCAAGAGACCAGGTCGATAGGTTTCTTGGACAGGAGAGTCGGGGGAAGTGGCAGGGACTGAGACAAGCCATTGCCATAAAAGCTTCACAAGAGCAGCTAAGAGCTTTAAGTCACCATGAATATTCTACTTCATCAGTGCAAATTATAAACAGTAATTCTAAAGGTCCAATCCGTCTTAGAAACAAGAAGCCCTTCTACTCCAATGAGTTCGGAAAGATCTTAGAGGCGAACCCAGATGAGCACAGACAAATCAGAGACTTGGATGTCTTTGTTCATCTcgttgaaataaaaaaagtattagccagaataaaatatgaaaaagtaacCTTTTCTTCAACTCAGAAAACTTATGCTTAGTGAAATATATTTCTTGGGTTTTTTGCAGGGAGCAATTATGGTGCCGCACCATCATTCAAGGTCTACTTTGGTGGGTCTGGTTGTAGAAGGAAGTGGGCATTTCGAAATGGTTTGCCCACATTTCTCAAGCCATGGaggggatgatgatgatgatggtaatgaggaaaaaaataacCGGTTACAGGTGAACAGAGCTGTATTCTCACCTGGTGATGTTTTTGTAGTCGCGGCAGGTCATCCAATCTCTTATATCCCGGACCCATATCAGAATTTGACAATCTTGGAGTTCGGAATCAACGGCCTGAACAACCACAGAAACTTCATTGCAGGTACTCTTCTCTACGTCCAATTCCATAAGAGATTTTTCTCaggcatatatacatacacttgGTGCTCACTGATGCTGACCCCTTGGATATGTAAAATACAGGGAGAGATAGCATTGTGATGAAGATGGAAAGAGCAGCTAAGGAGTTGGCATTCAATGTAGAAGGAGAAGAGGTGGAGCAGATATTCGGCAGCCAAAAACTGTCTTACTTTGTGCCAAAACtagaaaccgagcaagaggaattgcaaggtggaaagtaagaccaCCGGCTTTCGGTTCCAATTTTGGATTTTGTGGCGGATTTGTTCTGAAAAAAAAGTATGGAAAGTGGCTATAGTTATTAGTTTTCTCTGTGTAACGTAACCTTGTAGTAATGTAGAGTGAGCTTGCGTAAAAGAAAGCTCTGCTTAGCTTTCTATTCTATGAATAAATAACCGTGTTTCTAACtctttaataaaaattcaagtccccaaaaaaaaaaaaaaaaaaaaaaaaagtgaactcTTTAATACAATTATGCTTATTAGTATCTAAgttaattgtaataaaaaaaaattatatatttaagctAATTTCATACTATATATGGACAAAGTTTTGGTTTTACTTAAATTTGGATTACCTAAAAACTGACCACACTTTGATTAAGGGccattaaaagagaaaaaataaaaataatcatttgatTGGGATTAGAAATTTAGGTCCTATACATAGTTAAAATCTATATGTCCAATTTGTGCCAATATTTGGTACTAAATGATGAACcaccaatttctttttctgataCGTATGCCAAGCTTAGTAGGCTTCAACTtagatttttcaaatatttttgtttagtgGAAAAATAAATAGTCCAAACAAATTTAATCATACTTATCAtgcaataaaacaaataaaggacATTGTATGCCATAAGCAATAAatgttaattcaaaattaattgcaTATAAAACGCAAAACCATCCATAtcctcaataaaaaaataaaaaagtctttcaccatcaattttttcaaattatatatcgaGAAGAAAATGGCAAGAAGCGGCAACTTGCTTGGTTTTCTTCAGTGTTAGCTTCTGGTCCTCCTTGTCATCTGCTCAAGCAATATTAATTTACTGCAATCTTTTATCattcatattattattcttcacaaataatttaCAGGTCTCTTTCCTAAGTTCCtatattgttgttgtttgttgCAGTGAGAAGAAGAATGGCAGTGGTTGCAGATTTCAACTGCGAGGCATCGTTTCGAGGGCCGCGGTTGTCACTGTTACAAAAACTGGGGGACGGTGGCATCATTTTGCATAGAAGACATGGAAATGCATTATCGCTGCGTTTGTGGCTTCAAAGATGGTGCTCCTTGTCCACCTTTCGATGGCTGTCGTCCTCCAAAACCACTTCTATGGCAAAATCGCATGCCTACGGAAGTTTATCGTGATTCATCATCCTACATGTTGTAAttctttatcaataaaatagtacatgttattggtttttatatatatatatatatatatagtccgtctATGCTGCGAACGGTTtttatgcggaccacagtattggtgacggttttttatagtattggtgacgattttctaataaaccatcgttaatactataaaaaaccgtcactaatattacggtcctcatgcggaccatcctCACCACAAAATTTtcgtgtatatgtatatatatatatatatatatatatatatatgacatgtTCAATTTGGGTTCAGTTTTTGtgccaaaaaggaaaagaacaaaaatactAATACAAAAAGTACCAAATTTGACTGATGCAATATTCAAATTGAGaagcaaaataaattttctaaatccACGGTTTTTATGTAAAAAACATGGTTAGggtgataatatatatgtatatataatacatcttattaaattttgattaaatgatAATGCGGCTAATTATAGCTAGCTAATATATATTCTCATGTCTAGCCGTATGATAAATTAGAATaccaaaaaaattctttatttatctcatactttttattttaaaaagttaatattttaaaaaaacaaaaaaaaaacctccaaTTAACGTTTATGttgactttttaatataaaaaacaattataacttttcaaattaaaaaattaaatctattttttatttaaatattgattttatttaatttaatacagCACAATTCTTATGCCACTGTACaatatttgaaagataattTGTATAAGAACACAGAGTAAGGAGTGGAAGTATAAAtgcctataaaaaaaaaaaaaattaaagagcaCGAATAAAAATGTTGTTGAAGGAGtctttaaaatacttttttatgattgaaaatatgttttttttactcAATATAGGGGATTTTAAAATAGAGGACCTATATTCCACAACTACGAAACTAGAGGGTAGTGACCTACAATTAACCAGAGGGTAGTAACTTACAATCAACCGATGAAATGTCTTTCCAACTTGttaaggaaaatattaaaaaaaaaaaaatactacatCATTAATATCATAGACAAAATTTAGCAGTGCAATGTCTATGATATAAACATAATACATTACattgatataaatataacaCACTGCAAGTTAAACTCAATCATCCCACTTGAAGATTGACTGTTTCCTCTAATAGCGTTCATAACACTCCATATATTTTGCATCATAAAGCTTAGACTTTCCTTAGACTTTGTCAATTTGCCAATCCTTTTTCTTTGACAGCCTACTTATATTCGTTACTTCgagattttaaaatcatttgtattatatacatcattataattaatattttgcatCATGACAAAATTGAAATGGTTGTGGGGCAATTAAGGTGAAATAGTCATGGATAAGAAGGGTAGAAAGGTCTATAGAATTCCATTATAATTGAATATGATGAAAACAATATAATGTGGTTTGATAACTTTTTCATAAATCATTTATAGCACCTTTAGGACTTTGTGACACTGAAACTCGAAGTGCTTGCTACAATATTTTAATCCATAAATATTGAAATTGTTAATGGACAATCAAAACTGTTGAAAGGGTCATATGAGTACAGGTAACAGATTCGCTTACACATGCAACTAGCATTTAAAACGTTGATTGAAGAATTTACAACTTTTCCATGCCATATCCAACGTTTGTAGATGTTAAGATGAAATCTAAATCGAattctattaattttgttaCCTTTTTACCCtatataataactaataatataattactaatttttttgttactttttatCCAATATTTAGTTCAACAAACATCTTAAAAAACTTTGCTTCCATCATTTCTTGCATAAGAATAACAATTAAATCTAAGAGCATCATGGTATTCGAATTCActttatgaaaatgaaaagcgCTAATAGATTTAAATTCACTTTATATTAATGAAAAAGCTCCGGTTTCCTATTTTGACGATTTTACTAACAAAAACGAtagtattgcaatttttttttcaataaaataaaaaatttgtaagtGTTATTGAAAAATATGGTTACAAGGACAATGTTGCTTTTGCAAGAATGCAATAATCCACTGTTCAAATGAATTAGATTGGACAAGTAGTTTTggccatttaaaattttttaataatgataatgtATACATAACACTATATAACTTTGCTTTTGCGAAAAATGCAATTACACACTGCCTAGCTGAATTAGATTTGATATGTTGTTTtagtcatttaatttttttttaacaataatgaACACATAACGCTATAAACGTTATTGTATATTTTGTGGGTAATGGGTTAGTTTTAGCAATGTAGAAATTGTCATAAACTATTCAACAATATTCTTGAATTGAACAACCTAAATCTAGTGTTCAGCTCAacgattatatatatttg contains the following coding sequences:
- the LOC107423114 gene encoding FCS-Like Zinc finger 6; translated protein: MSSKRSRIVRSSSQGEIGLFSQIQPIEPPAGPWVPKRPAFAKPVQEQSKNSVLSTTAVPESSREKYVENGNSIAVDGQKQQSILTLYSSADESNDSGFKKQKNQPNEEFGAFLKACSLCKKKLKVDDDLFMYGYLRAFCSPECRDDQIALDGYDREAALEYARRLEEWQETTNGKNPFDKGFAP
- the LOC107405551 gene encoding vicilin Jug r 2.0101 yields the protein MNILTPKPNRLLIPLFFFFFFLSFFSTTFGYYDFDSKSKQHLQQCFDKCTQDVQQIAQKLVCQKACVQRDLENYKEEEEEKGGGGGQPFPEISPQDEYQQCWQWCLDEVYDDPRKLKKCQQRCDEKLRKREAEEEGGRGGGTKPEPEPEREPEPKHEKEPEKNLRHCQRRCVRRYGTGQERQICKRTCRKQYDKEKGYEGPPDVIDSLDKEVPPGKQYEHCRKSCQRQSQDQRQLKKCESQCQKESSQKEFQREEDEEEKEELESWESNSMISYKGVPGVKYQKCQQKCEGHKQSESPEMKMECQQKCEKKYGSDKKQRQRGKEEKIHRQGQGEKGKETEKEHQEQGEKGSESPEEVENKGEKGKETKNPTRSETEEERIRKILRNNPYYFPSDGSQSMFRTQEGQLKVFDVLSKKSNLLQGIENYRFAVLEAGPNTFVIPHHYDAESVLVVVRGKGTISLVSQKGRDSYYIEFGDIIRVPVGTTIYLINQQNDENLEIAQLLQPINNPGQFKEYFVAGGHYPQSYYRAFSTHLLYQILNVSRDQVDRFLGQESRGKWQGLRQAIAIKASQEQLRALSHHEYSTSSVQIINSNSKGPIRLRNKKPFYSNEFGKILEANPDEHRQIRDLDVFVHLVEIKKGAIMVPHHHSRSTLVGLVVEGSGHFEMVCPHFSSHGGDDDDDGNEEKNNRLQVNRAVFSPGDVFVVAAGHPISYIPDPYQNLTILEFGINGLNNHRNFIAGRDSIVMKMERAAKELAFNVEGEEVEQIFGSQKLSYFVPKLETEQEELQGGK